In Arthrobacter burdickii, one DNA window encodes the following:
- a CDS encoding carbohydrate ABC transporter permease, producing the protein MTVISTPAEAPKVPAAPRKNRSSGAQRRAVALFIAPFGLLFLAFYAIPIIYAIVQSLLTVEREGTFGKPRQVFGGFVQYEQVFQNTAFWESVGRVLLFGVVQVPIMLGLALLFALLLDSPLLKGKKFFRLAFFAPYAVPGVIAAIMWGFLYSPSLSPFGAVTSNIDFLSGNLVLWAIANIVTWVYVGYNMLIIYSSLLAIPTEIYEAARLDGASNLQIAWRIKIPLVIPAIILTAVFSIIGTLQLLAEPQTLRSFSSAINSTFTPNLAVYTTASVPNYNLAAAFSVVLALATFILSFIFLKSTQRKVSQ; encoded by the coding sequence ATGACAGTCATTAGCACTCCGGCGGAGGCGCCGAAGGTTCCTGCGGCTCCGAGGAAGAACCGATCCTCGGGAGCGCAGCGCCGGGCCGTGGCCCTGTTCATCGCCCCGTTCGGGCTTCTCTTCCTGGCCTTCTACGCCATCCCGATCATCTACGCCATCGTGCAGTCGCTGCTCACCGTCGAACGTGAAGGGACCTTCGGCAAGCCCCGCCAGGTCTTCGGCGGCTTCGTCCAGTACGAGCAGGTCTTCCAGAACACGGCGTTCTGGGAATCCGTGGGCCGTGTCCTGCTGTTCGGCGTCGTGCAGGTGCCGATCATGCTCGGCCTCGCCCTGCTGTTCGCACTGCTCCTCGACTCCCCGCTGCTGAAGGGCAAGAAGTTCTTCCGGCTCGCCTTCTTCGCCCCCTACGCCGTTCCCGGTGTGATCGCCGCGATCATGTGGGGATTCCTGTACTCGCCGTCGCTGTCACCGTTCGGCGCGGTGACCTCGAACATCGACTTCCTGTCCGGCAACCTCGTGCTCTGGGCCATCGCGAACATCGTGACCTGGGTGTACGTCGGCTACAACATGCTGATCATCTACTCGTCCCTGCTGGCCATACCCACCGAGATCTACGAGGCGGCCCGGCTCGACGGCGCCAGCAACCTGCAGATCGCCTGGCGCATCAAGATCCCCCTGGTGATCCCCGCCATCATCCTCACCGCGGTCTTTTCGATCATCGGCACACTGCAGCTCCTGGCCGAGCCGCAGACGCTGAGGAGCTTCAGCTCGGCGATCAACAGCACGTTCACCCCGAACCTCGCCGTCTACACCACCGCGTCGGTCCCCAACTACAACCTCGCCGCGGCGTTCTCCGTGGTCCTCGCCCTCGCCACGTTCATCCTCTCCTTCATCTTCCTGAAGTCGACCCAGCGGAAGGTTTCCCAGTGA
- a CDS encoding DUF5703 family protein, whose protein sequence is MREHFLNATAVRKRDYGRQYEYLVLTVNAGESLPAARKLLTEHAEYGKWELERSCIYLGGSRRYWLRRKVLRVERTA, encoded by the coding sequence ATGCGAGAACATTTTCTGAACGCAACGGCCGTCCGGAAGCGCGACTACGGGCGGCAGTACGAGTACCTGGTCCTGACCGTGAATGCCGGAGAGTCCTTGCCCGCGGCCCGGAAACTCCTCACGGAACACGCCGAGTACGGCAAGTGGGAACTCGAGCGGAGCTGCATCTATCTGGGCGGCAGCAGGCGCTACTGGCTGCGGCGGAAGGTCCTGCGCGTAGAGCGCACGGCATAG
- a CDS encoding aldo/keto reductase, with protein MQRRNVGASGLAVSALGLGTMNWGQEVNEEAAREQLRIFAEAGGTLVETAARYGEGQAEAMLGGFMGDTVARSELVLVVQGGTTRSGSRRLDGSRRGLLDSLDASLSLLGTDHVDVWLAPSPDPSVPLQETLSALEVAYGTGRARYVGVSNYSGWEFARAAATASFPLLVNDVEYSLVSRGAEREVLPAAEAFGASILAWGSLGRGVLTGKYRGRIPSESRGASDLWSPYVEPYLSGKPQRITEALCTASRGLDLQPHELALRWLLHRPGVASAIVGARTAQQLKEILQTGDAPVAAPIAEVLDEVSALAT; from the coding sequence ATGCAACGGCGAAACGTGGGAGCGAGCGGCCTGGCCGTCTCTGCGCTGGGACTCGGCACCATGAACTGGGGCCAGGAGGTCAACGAGGAAGCCGCACGCGAGCAGCTCCGCATCTTCGCCGAGGCCGGCGGCACGCTGGTCGAGACCGCCGCACGCTACGGGGAGGGCCAGGCGGAAGCCATGCTGGGCGGCTTCATGGGCGATACCGTGGCCCGCTCCGAGCTCGTGCTGGTGGTGCAGGGCGGCACGACCCGCTCCGGCAGCAGGCGCCTGGACGGCTCACGCCGGGGCCTGCTCGACTCGCTGGATGCCTCGCTGTCGCTGCTCGGTACCGATCACGTGGATGTCTGGCTCGCACCCTCCCCCGACCCGTCCGTTCCCCTGCAGGAGACCCTGAGCGCGCTCGAGGTCGCCTATGGAACGGGACGCGCGCGCTATGTCGGCGTGTCCAACTACTCGGGGTGGGAATTCGCACGCGCGGCGGCGACGGCGTCGTTCCCGCTCCTCGTCAACGACGTCGAGTACTCGCTGGTGAGCCGCGGCGCCGAGCGGGAGGTCCTCCCCGCGGCCGAGGCCTTCGGTGCGTCGATCCTCGCGTGGGGCTCGCTCGGCCGCGGCGTACTGACCGGGAAGTACCGTGGCAGGATCCCCTCCGAATCACGCGGGGCGTCCGACCTGTGGTCGCCATACGTGGAGCCCTACCTCTCGGGGAAGCCGCAGCGGATCACCGAGGCACTGTGCACTGCATCACGCGGGCTCGATCTCCAGCCCCACGAACTGGCGCTGCGCTGGCTCCTGCACCGGCCGGGGGTGGCCTCGGCGATCGTGGGTGCGCGGACGGCCCAGCAACTCAAGGAAATCCTCCAGACCGGTGATGCGCCGGTCGCAGCGCCCATCGCCGAGGTCCTCGACGAGGTTTCAGCGCTCGCGACCTGA
- a CDS encoding ABC transporter substrate-binding protein → MRAHYGKVTAAFAMISALALSGCSAGGDSSEAQAGAEAAPCEASDGPVELNFTTWVPGMDKVVELWNADNPDIQVTVQTGPNGNSGTYQNFFNQIQAGNAPDLGQIEYDALPNFRVQDGLENIAGCEGVADAQDQFVDWTWGQVTFGEEDSVYAIPQDSGPMAMYYRADLFEQAGIEVPTTWEEYAAAAEKIKAQGSYITNFPKSDVNWFAGMVWQNGGQWFANDGESWDVNLTSPESEEVATYWQDLLSKDLVSTLPSFSDEWNASFNEGQQWTWVSAVWGATTLSSGAPDTAGKWAVAPMPQWEDGEEAAGNWGGSSTAVLKGSEHPAEAAKFALWLNTDPEALALANELGGLYPAAKSATDLEAFAGGVDYYGGQKIYDIFADASANVNPDFTWGPTMTQTYTDVSDGFGAAIGGSGTLTDALENGQQKTIDSLKSQSIPVSE, encoded by the coding sequence ATGCGCGCGCATTACGGAAAAGTCACCGCGGCCTTTGCCATGATCTCTGCGCTGGCTCTCTCCGGCTGTTCAGCCGGCGGAGACAGCTCCGAAGCACAAGCAGGAGCCGAAGCAGCCCCCTGCGAAGCGTCCGACGGTCCCGTCGAACTTAACTTCACGACGTGGGTCCCGGGGATGGACAAGGTCGTCGAGCTGTGGAACGCCGACAACCCGGATATCCAGGTGACGGTGCAGACCGGGCCGAACGGCAACTCCGGCACCTACCAGAACTTCTTCAACCAGATCCAGGCGGGCAATGCGCCCGACCTCGGCCAGATCGAGTACGACGCCCTGCCGAACTTCCGCGTCCAGGACGGCCTCGAGAACATCGCCGGCTGCGAAGGCGTCGCCGATGCGCAGGACCAGTTCGTCGACTGGACCTGGGGGCAGGTGACCTTCGGCGAGGAGGACTCCGTCTACGCCATCCCGCAGGACAGCGGGCCCATGGCGATGTACTACCGCGCCGACCTCTTCGAGCAGGCGGGCATCGAGGTGCCGACCACCTGGGAGGAATACGCCGCGGCCGCCGAGAAGATCAAGGCGCAGGGCTCGTACATCACCAACTTCCCCAAGTCGGACGTGAACTGGTTTGCCGGCATGGTCTGGCAGAACGGCGGCCAGTGGTTCGCCAACGACGGCGAGAGCTGGGACGTCAACCTCACGAGCCCCGAATCGGAGGAGGTCGCCACCTACTGGCAGGACCTGCTGTCCAAGGACCTCGTCTCCACCCTGCCGTCCTTCTCGGACGAGTGGAACGCCTCCTTCAACGAGGGCCAGCAGTGGACCTGGGTCTCCGCGGTCTGGGGTGCCACGACGCTCTCGTCCGGCGCACCCGATACGGCCGGCAAGTGGGCTGTCGCCCCGATGCCGCAGTGGGAGGACGGCGAAGAGGCCGCAGGCAACTGGGGCGGTTCCTCCACCGCCGTGCTGAAGGGCTCCGAGCACCCGGCCGAGGCCGCGAAGTTCGCGCTCTGGCTCAACACCGATCCTGAAGCCCTCGCCCTGGCCAACGAGCTCGGTGGCCTGTACCCGGCCGCGAAGTCCGCGACCGACCTGGAGGCCTTCGCCGGGGGAGTCGACTACTACGGCGGACAGAAGATCTACGACATCTTCGCCGACGCTTCTGCGAACGTGAACCCCGACTTCACCTGGGGCCCCACCATGACCCAGACCTACACGGACGTCTCCGACGGGTTCGGCGCTGCCATCGGCGGCTCCGGCACCCTGACGGACGCCCTTGAGAACGGTCAGCAGAAGACCATCGACTCCCTGAAGTCGCAGTCCATCCCCGTGTCCGAGTAA
- a CDS encoding acyl-CoA dehydrogenase family protein — MTEGASGQLLPAEMLERFRERAARYDAANAFFTEDFDELAASGYLRILAEVPVGDGGGMGRAAAAQRALAAAAPATALGVNMHLVWTAVAGLLADRGDASLQFVLDEAARGEVFAFGVSEPGNDAVLFDSLTRVDRLPDGGFSYTGTKVFTSLSPVWTRLGIFGKLEGREGDDDVILHAFVPRGTPGVETVEDWNPLGMRATQSNTTRLSDVRVRADAVFRRVPVGPNADLLVFGIFAAFETLIASVYLGIADRALDLASQSLSRRRSHVADRPLSEDPVLRNLLAGAAMQRTGAEAELRSVTQDLDGRVEVGSQWFARLVTLKTHAVEAAVAATATALHVGGGSGFAASSEAVRLHRDALAGQFHPSTEESARATVATALLGPPSV, encoded by the coding sequence ATGACGGAAGGTGCTTCCGGGCAACTCCTGCCCGCGGAGATGCTCGAACGCTTCCGCGAGAGGGCGGCCCGCTACGACGCGGCCAATGCCTTCTTCACGGAGGATTTCGACGAGCTCGCCGCGTCCGGCTACCTCCGGATACTGGCGGAGGTACCCGTGGGCGACGGCGGGGGGATGGGCCGGGCCGCCGCGGCACAGCGAGCACTCGCCGCGGCCGCACCCGCGACCGCCCTGGGCGTGAACATGCACCTCGTCTGGACAGCTGTGGCGGGCCTGCTGGCGGATCGCGGTGACGCGTCGCTGCAGTTCGTCCTCGATGAAGCCGCGCGGGGCGAGGTGTTCGCGTTCGGCGTCTCGGAACCGGGCAACGACGCCGTCCTGTTCGATTCGCTGACGCGGGTGGACCGCCTGCCGGACGGCGGCTTCAGCTACACCGGCACGAAGGTGTTCACGAGCCTGTCACCGGTGTGGACCCGGCTCGGGATCTTCGGCAAGCTCGAGGGCCGGGAGGGCGACGACGACGTCATCCTGCACGCGTTCGTCCCCCGCGGCACCCCTGGGGTGGAGACCGTGGAGGACTGGAACCCGCTGGGGATGCGCGCCACGCAGTCCAACACCACGCGCCTGTCCGATGTCCGGGTCCGGGCCGACGCGGTGTTCCGTCGTGTGCCGGTGGGACCGAATGCGGACCTCCTGGTCTTCGGGATCTTCGCGGCATTCGAGACCCTCATCGCCTCCGTGTACCTGGGTATCGCGGATCGGGCCCTCGACCTGGCGTCGCAGTCCCTGTCCCGGCGTCGCAGCCATGTCGCGGACCGCCCTCTGTCCGAGGATCCCGTGCTCCGGAACCTCCTGGCCGGGGCTGCGATGCAGCGGACCGGAGCGGAGGCCGAGCTGCGCAGCGTGACCCAGGACCTGGATGGGCGGGTGGAGGTCGGCTCCCAGTGGTTCGCACGCCTCGTGACGCTCAAGACCCACGCCGTCGAGGCAGCGGTTGCAGCGACTGCCACCGCCCTTCATGTCGGTGGGGGATCCGGATTCGCGGCGTCCTCGGAAGCGGTGCGGCTCCACCGCGACGCGCTGGCCGGGCAGTTCCACCCGTCGACGGAGGAATCCGCGCGGGCGACGGTCGCCACGGCCCTGCTCGGTCCGCCGTCGGTCTAG
- a CDS encoding M20/M25/M40 family metallo-hydrolase yields MGISPEDEVVRICQDLIRIDTSNFGDNVGPGERKAAEYTAGLIEDVGLSTQLFESAPGRTSVVARMEGSDPSLPALVVHGHLDVVPAQKEDWTVDPFGGEEKDGLIWGRGAVDMKDMDAMILSVLRSLQRDGVKPKRDLIFGFFADEEAGGAYGASWLVDNKPEIFEGATEAISEVGGFSATIGGQRTYLLQTAEKGISWLRLVAHGRAGHGSQINTDNAVTALARAVTRIGEYSWPIELTPTTRQFLDGVTELTGIEFDADNPDILLKELGTVARFVGATLQNTANPTVLKGGYKHNVIPGTAEALIDVRTLPGQQDQVLEIIRGLAGEGVDVTYEHKDTSLEVPFAGNLVDSMIDALHSEDPGAKVLPYTLSGGTDNKSLSRLGITGYGFAPLQLPDELDFTGMFHGVDERVPTDSLRFGARVLARLLTTY; encoded by the coding sequence GTGGGCATTTCACCCGAAGATGAAGTCGTCAGGATCTGCCAGGACCTGATCCGCATCGATACCTCGAACTTCGGGGACAACGTGGGCCCGGGGGAGCGGAAGGCCGCCGAATACACTGCAGGCCTCATCGAGGACGTCGGACTGTCCACGCAGCTTTTCGAATCCGCCCCCGGCCGCACCTCCGTCGTCGCCCGCATGGAGGGCTCGGATCCGTCCCTGCCCGCGCTCGTGGTCCACGGACACCTCGACGTCGTGCCCGCGCAGAAGGAGGACTGGACCGTCGATCCCTTCGGCGGCGAGGAGAAGGACGGCCTGATCTGGGGCCGCGGCGCCGTGGACATGAAGGACATGGACGCCATGATCCTGTCCGTCCTCCGCTCCCTGCAGCGCGACGGGGTCAAGCCCAAGCGGGACCTCATCTTCGGGTTCTTCGCGGACGAGGAAGCGGGAGGGGCCTACGGAGCCTCGTGGCTGGTCGACAACAAGCCGGAGATCTTCGAAGGTGCCACGGAGGCCATCTCCGAGGTGGGCGGCTTCTCCGCGACCATCGGAGGACAGCGCACCTACCTCCTGCAGACGGCGGAGAAGGGCATCTCCTGGCTGCGGCTCGTCGCCCACGGCCGCGCCGGCCACGGATCGCAGATCAACACCGACAACGCCGTGACAGCCCTGGCCCGTGCCGTCACGCGCATCGGCGAGTACTCCTGGCCCATCGAGCTCACCCCGACCACACGGCAGTTCCTCGACGGCGTCACCGAGCTGACCGGCATCGAATTCGACGCCGACAACCCCGACATCCTCCTGAAGGAACTCGGCACCGTCGCCCGTTTCGTCGGCGCGACACTGCAGAACACGGCCAATCCGACGGTCCTCAAGGGCGGCTACAAGCACAACGTCATCCCGGGCACCGCCGAGGCGCTGATCGACGTGAGGACACTGCCGGGCCAGCAGGACCAGGTCCTCGAGATCATCCGCGGGCTCGCCGGCGAGGGCGTGGACGTGACCTACGAGCACAAGGACACCTCGCTCGAGGTGCCGTTCGCCGGAAACCTCGTCGACTCCATGATCGACGCCCTGCACTCCGAGGATCCGGGAGCCAAGGTCCTGCCGTACACGCTCTCGGGCGGTACCGACAACAAGTCGCTCAGCAGGCTCGGCATCACGGGCTACGGCTTCGCACCCCTGCAGCTGCCCGACGAGCTCGACTTCACGGGCATGTTCCACGGCGTCGACGAGCGCGTCCCCACGGACTCGCTCCGCTTCGGCGCCCGGGTGCTCGCCCGCCTGCTCACCACCTACTGA
- a CDS encoding LacI family DNA-binding transcriptional regulator, with protein MSPTRVRNRRATINDVATAAGLSRGTVSRVVNGERYVSDEAKIAVEDAIARVGYVRNSAARNLVTQESRAIALIIHEPHSLLFEDPNIGSILLGANAVLSKADYQLVSLIIDSDRDSRRVADYLRGGLVDGAVIISARASDPIASAVRDIGVPAAFVGHPPGTPDLPYVAIDNAAAARAITERLIGTGRRRIGMIASAMDRDSGNDRFTGFRDALGERFDASLVVEYPLYTYAAGLEGMQELLRRCPEIDGVFAASDAVAAGAMTALQESGRKVPDDVGIVGFDDSSWALRTRPQLSTVKQPADLLGSTAAELVLAQIEGRPSLAQVLDTTVVWRESA; from the coding sequence ATGTCCCCGACCCGCGTCCGCAATCGCCGTGCGACCATCAATGACGTCGCCACTGCGGCGGGGCTCTCCCGAGGTACCGTCTCCCGCGTCGTCAACGGCGAACGCTACGTGTCCGACGAAGCCAAGATCGCCGTGGAGGACGCGATCGCCCGCGTCGGATACGTGCGCAATTCGGCCGCCCGAAACCTGGTCACCCAGGAATCCAGGGCCATCGCCCTGATCATCCACGAGCCTCACTCACTCCTGTTCGAGGACCCGAACATCGGCTCCATCCTCCTCGGCGCCAATGCCGTGCTGTCGAAAGCCGACTACCAGCTGGTCTCCCTCATCATCGATTCCGACCGGGACAGCCGCAGGGTCGCGGACTACCTGCGGGGCGGGCTCGTGGACGGTGCAGTCATCATCTCGGCCCGGGCGTCGGATCCCATCGCCTCGGCCGTCCGCGACATCGGAGTGCCGGCAGCGTTCGTGGGGCATCCGCCAGGAACACCGGATCTGCCGTATGTGGCCATCGACAATGCAGCGGCTGCCCGTGCCATCACCGAGCGTCTCATCGGCACCGGGCGCCGGCGCATCGGCATGATTGCCAGTGCCATGGACCGCGACTCCGGCAACGACCGCTTCACGGGCTTCCGGGACGCCCTCGGCGAGCGCTTCGATGCCTCGCTGGTCGTCGAATATCCGCTCTACACCTACGCTGCCGGACTCGAAGGGATGCAGGAGCTGCTCCGCCGTTGCCCGGAGATCGACGGCGTCTTCGCCGCGTCCGACGCAGTCGCCGCAGGTGCCATGACGGCCCTTCAGGAATCGGGCAGGAAGGTGCCGGACGACGTCGGCATCGTCGGCTTCGACGACAGCAGCTGGGCGCTCAGAACCCGACCACAGCTCTCGACGGTCAAGCAGCCGGCCGACCTGCTGGGCAGTACCGCGGCCGAGCTCGTCCTCGCCCAGATCGAGGGCCGGCCGAGCCTCGCCCAGGTCCTGGACACCACGGTCGTCTGGCGCGAATCGGCGTAG
- a CDS encoding beta-galactosidase, with protein sequence MARTGTVAGLSDGQLVYGCDYNPEQWDPSVWHEDVRLMREAGVNLVAVNIFGWAELEPEEGTFRFEDLDAVMDLLAENGIGVNLGTGTSSTPAWLTTAHPEVLPRTADGTVRWPGGRQAFCPSSPIYRQRALALVEEVSARYGNHPALRLWHVSNELGCHNSLCYCDVSAEAFRGWLRTRYETLDALNAAWGTAFWSQRYSAWEQVLPPRLTLSATNPTQTLDFNRFSSDELLAHYKAEAAVLRRTSDAPVTTNFMVAAHIRDQDYWSWAPEMDVIANDHYLDHRLDAPLAELAFAADTTRGLAQGRPWLLMEHSTGAVNWQPRNIAKGPGEMLRNSLTHLARGADGLCFFQWRASLQGSEKFHSAMVPHAGTDSQIWRDVVGLGSALGKLRELAGTTVHADVALVFSWEAWWAHDQESHPSGDVRYIEQVHAAYKALWDAGVTVDVVPPGADLSAYKLVVVPNLYLVRDEDAAGISTFVDNGGSAFVTFFSGIVDENERVRPGGYPGAFRDLLGIRSEEFFPLDPAHPLILDNGSPASLWSEALRLTTADAVLSYATGHHAGGPAVTRNRFGAGEAWYAGTVLDGGVLKDLLLRAAATAGVQLPDVQPGLESVTRRGNRHDYVFLINHSTEDRKHRVRGLELLTAEAVADVVVVPAGAVRVVRTTPAHPDTDGSSQSRKDAGNDSH encoded by the coding sequence GTGGCACGCACAGGAACCGTCGCAGGACTGTCCGACGGACAGCTCGTGTACGGGTGTGACTACAACCCGGAGCAGTGGGATCCGTCCGTGTGGCACGAGGACGTCCGGCTGATGAGGGAGGCAGGCGTCAACCTCGTCGCCGTGAACATCTTCGGGTGGGCGGAACTGGAACCCGAAGAAGGGACCTTCCGCTTCGAGGACCTCGATGCCGTGATGGACCTCCTCGCCGAGAACGGCATCGGGGTCAACCTCGGCACCGGGACGTCGTCGACTCCCGCCTGGCTGACCACGGCGCATCCGGAGGTCCTTCCCCGCACCGCCGACGGCACCGTCCGCTGGCCCGGTGGCCGCCAGGCATTCTGCCCCAGTTCCCCCATCTACCGGCAGCGGGCCCTTGCCCTCGTGGAGGAGGTCTCGGCGCGTTACGGCAACCACCCCGCCCTCCGCCTGTGGCACGTCTCGAACGAGCTCGGGTGCCACAACTCGCTCTGCTACTGCGATGTCTCCGCCGAGGCCTTCCGGGGCTGGCTCCGCACCCGCTACGAAACCCTGGATGCGCTCAACGCGGCCTGGGGCACTGCCTTCTGGAGCCAGCGCTACTCCGCCTGGGAGCAGGTGCTGCCGCCGAGGCTCACCCTCTCGGCCACGAATCCGACCCAGACGCTCGACTTCAACCGCTTCAGCTCCGACGAACTGCTGGCGCACTACAAGGCCGAGGCAGCGGTCCTCCGGCGCACCAGCGACGCTCCGGTGACCACCAACTTCATGGTCGCCGCGCACATCCGCGACCAGGACTACTGGTCCTGGGCACCCGAGATGGATGTCATCGCCAACGACCACTACCTCGACCACCGGCTGGACGCACCCCTCGCCGAGCTCGCCTTCGCTGCGGACACAACTCGCGGACTCGCCCAGGGTCGACCCTGGCTGCTCATGGAGCACTCCACCGGCGCCGTGAACTGGCAGCCACGCAACATCGCCAAGGGCCCCGGCGAGATGCTGCGCAACTCGCTGACCCACCTGGCGCGCGGTGCGGACGGCCTCTGCTTCTTCCAGTGGCGCGCCTCGCTCCAGGGCAGCGAGAAGTTCCACTCGGCGATGGTGCCCCACGCCGGCACCGATTCGCAGATCTGGCGCGACGTCGTGGGACTCGGCTCCGCCCTCGGAAAGCTGCGCGAACTCGCGGGCACCACGGTGCATGCCGACGTCGCACTCGTCTTCAGCTGGGAGGCCTGGTGGGCACATGACCAGGAGTCGCACCCATCGGGCGACGTCCGCTACATCGAGCAGGTCCATGCCGCCTACAAGGCGCTGTGGGATGCCGGCGTCACGGTCGACGTCGTGCCGCCGGGCGCGGATCTCTCCGCCTACAAGCTCGTGGTCGTCCCGAACCTCTACCTCGTCCGTGACGAGGACGCCGCCGGAATCAGCACCTTCGTCGACAACGGCGGATCCGCGTTCGTGACCTTCTTCAGCGGGATCGTCGACGAGAACGAGAGGGTGCGGCCCGGCGGATACCCCGGAGCCTTCCGGGACCTCCTCGGCATCCGCTCCGAGGAATTCTTTCCCCTCGACCCGGCGCACCCCCTCATCCTCGACAACGGCTCACCCGCCTCGCTCTGGTCCGAAGCGCTGCGTCTCACCACTGCCGACGCCGTCCTCAGCTATGCGACGGGCCACCACGCCGGCGGGCCCGCCGTCACGCGCAACCGCTTCGGCGCGGGCGAGGCATGGTACGCCGGGACGGTGCTCGACGGCGGTGTCCTCAAGGATCTGCTGCTGCGCGCGGCCGCCACCGCCGGAGTGCAGCTGCCCGATGTGCAGCCCGGTCTGGAGTCCGTCACGCGGCGCGGTAACCGCCACGACTACGTCTTTCTCATCAACCACTCCACCGAGGACCGCAAGCACCGGGTCCGCGGTCTGGAACTGCTGACCGCGGAGGCCGTGGCCGACGTCGTCGTGGTTCCCGCCGGCGCAGTCCGCGTCGTCCGTACCACCCCAGCACATCCCGACACCGACGGCTCGTCGCAGAGCCGAAAGGACGCAGGCAATGACAGTCATTAG
- a CDS encoding carbohydrate ABC transporter permease — translation MSRSAAMLIMGVFTLYFLTPIWWLLTTSTKTGGEITSTAPLWFTADSLGTFFGNLGRLFTYGDGLFGRWLLNSALYAGVGALIGTIIAAMCGYALAKYEFRGREAIFNIVLSGVLVPATALALPLFLIFSRVELTNTMWAVFLPSLVSPFGVYLARIYAAASVPGELLEAARLDGSGEIRTFFTVSTRLMAPALVTIFLFQFVAIWNNFFLPLIMLRDQALFPVTLGLYAWNSQISQIPELRSLVIVGALVSILPLIIAFLALQRFWSSGLGAGGVK, via the coding sequence ATGTCCCGCAGCGCCGCGATGCTCATCATGGGCGTCTTCACCCTCTACTTCCTGACCCCCATCTGGTGGCTGCTCACCACGTCCACGAAGACGGGCGGCGAAATCACCTCGACGGCGCCCCTGTGGTTCACGGCGGACTCCCTCGGGACGTTCTTCGGCAACCTCGGGCGGCTCTTCACCTACGGCGACGGCCTCTTCGGCCGGTGGCTGCTGAACTCGGCCCTCTATGCCGGTGTGGGTGCCCTGATCGGCACGATCATCGCCGCGATGTGCGGGTACGCGCTCGCCAAGTACGAGTTCCGGGGACGCGAGGCCATCTTCAACATCGTCCTCAGCGGCGTCCTCGTTCCCGCGACGGCCCTGGCCCTCCCGCTCTTCCTGATCTTCAGTCGGGTCGAGCTGACCAACACCATGTGGGCCGTGTTCCTGCCGAGCCTCGTGAGCCCCTTCGGCGTCTACCTAGCGCGTATCTACGCCGCGGCCAGCGTTCCCGGAGAGTTGCTCGAGGCAGCCCGCCTCGACGGGTCGGGCGAGATCCGGACCTTCTTCACCGTGTCCACGCGCCTCATGGCGCCGGCCCTCGTGACGATCTTCCTCTTCCAGTTCGTCGCGATCTGGAACAACTTCTTCCTGCCCCTGATCATGCTCCGCGACCAGGCACTCTTCCCCGTGACGCTGGGCCTCTACGCCTGGAACAGCCAGATCAGCCAGATCCCCGAACTGCGGTCCCTCGTGATCGTCGGAGCACTCGTCTCGATCCTCCCGCTGATCATCGCCTTCCTCGCCCTCCAGCGCTTCTGGAGCAGCGGACTCGGCGCCGGCGGCGTCAAGTAG
- a CDS encoding undecaprenyl-diphosphate phosphatase — translation MNWIEAAILGFIQGLTEFLPISSSAHLRIVGELLPNAQDPGAAFTAITQLGTETAVVVFFWRDIVRIVKAWFGALSGTVPRNDPDVRMGWLVILGSVPIVLLGLLFQDQIESTFRSLWIVATMLIVFGLILAVADHVGRQERELSKLTYPHGILYGLAQALALIPGVSRSGGTITAGLLMGYTREAAARYSFLLAIPAVFGSGVFQLAKSYDETGPYALPETALATLVAFVVGFAIIGWFLKYVTTRGYGLFVWYRILLGLALYVLLGFGVISA, via the coding sequence GTGAATTGGATAGAAGCAGCCATCCTGGGGTTCATCCAGGGCCTTACCGAGTTCCTACCCATTTCATCGAGCGCACACCTGCGCATCGTGGGAGAACTCCTGCCGAACGCGCAGGATCCGGGGGCGGCCTTCACCGCCATCACGCAGCTCGGCACGGAGACCGCCGTCGTCGTGTTCTTCTGGCGGGACATCGTGCGGATCGTCAAGGCCTGGTTCGGCGCTTTGAGTGGCACGGTGCCCCGGAACGACCCGGATGTCCGCATGGGCTGGCTGGTCATTCTCGGCAGCGTGCCGATCGTCCTGCTCGGGCTGCTGTTCCAGGACCAGATCGAGAGCACGTTCCGGAGCCTGTGGATCGTGGCCACCATGCTGATCGTCTTCGGCCTCATCCTCGCCGTCGCCGATCACGTGGGCCGGCAGGAACGCGAGCTTTCGAAGCTGACCTACCCGCACGGCATCCTGTACGGACTCGCGCAGGCATTGGCCCTGATCCCGGGCGTGTCGCGGTCCGGGGGCACCATCACCGCGGGCCTGCTCATGGGATACACCCGCGAGGCGGCGGCGCGCTACTCGTTCCTGCTCGCCATTCCCGCCGTCTTCGGCAGCGGAGTGTTCCAGCTCGCCAAGAGCTACGACGAGACCGGGCCCTACGCCCTGCCCGAGACGGCACTGGCCACCCTGGTCGCCTTCGTGGTCGGCTTCGCCATCATCGGGTGGTTCCTCAAGTACGTCACCACCCGCGGGTACGGCCTCTTCGTCTGGTACCGCATCCTGCTCGGCCTGGCCCTATACGTGCTGCTCGGCTTCGGCGTCATCAGCGCCTGA